Proteins encoded by one window of Vampirovibrionales bacterium:
- a CDS encoding flagellar hook-basal body complex protein produces MTAGLYSAVSGIRANQTRLNVISNNISNVNTIGFKSSDVTFATVFSNTLSGGTTPNGSLGGTNPKQIGNGTLVQDIPVDFSQGGTQYTGRSTDLMINGSGFFVVERIDPNLGTSNTAYYLTRAGNFSLDSNGNLVTAAGNRVRGTAQLSGSLPTTQTNVNIPQEMLIVKDMNATANVIGTHFAQIGTPAATIALQQTAGTVSQNIATVSLVNFSVGRNGSISATYSNGDIITVRVDQGTINPVNPSATRTEIIHMPAEGGTYGADNDGNGVSSQPLTDSGIVDQITGFNVFNAPPGGVAMQGMQLNVQTATVTNPAGLVYDGSNNFLPGANSGTVYFGQPNTGNRGGVTSGSLETSNVDLAGQFSNMIITQRGLEANSRVVRTQSEVLQAIINIV; encoded by the coding sequence ATGACAGCAGGACTATATTCAGCCGTTTCAGGCATTCGGGCGAATCAGACGCGCCTGAACGTGATTTCCAATAACATTTCCAACGTCAACACGATCGGCTTCAAATCCAGCGACGTCACCTTCGCCACCGTGTTTTCCAACACGCTGTCCGGCGGGACGACGCCCAACGGCTCGCTGGGCGGCACCAATCCCAAGCAGATCGGTAACGGGACGCTGGTACAAGACATCCCCGTGGACTTCAGCCAGGGCGGCACCCAGTACACGGGCCGATCGACCGACCTGATGATTAACGGCAGCGGGTTTTTCGTGGTCGAGCGCATTGACCCCAACCTGGGCACCAGCAATACGGCCTACTATCTGACGCGGGCCGGCAACTTCAGCCTGGATTCCAACGGCAATCTCGTGACGGCGGCGGGTAACCGCGTGCGAGGGACGGCCCAACTGTCCGGCAGCTTGCCGACCACGCAAACCAACGTCAACATTCCGCAAGAAATGCTGATCGTTAAGGATATGAACGCCACCGCCAACGTCATTGGCACGCACTTCGCCCAGATTGGCACGCCTGCGGCGACCATCGCGCTACAGCAGACGGCGGGCACCGTGTCGCAGAACATCGCGACCGTCAGTCTGGTCAATTTCAGCGTGGGACGTAACGGATCCATCTCTGCGACCTATTCTAACGGCGATATTATCACTGTTCGGGTGGATCAGGGGACGATTAACCCGGTCAATCCCTCGGCGACGCGCACCGAAATTATCCACATGCCCGCAGAAGGCGGCACGTATGGCGCCGATAACGACGGAAACGGCGTGTCTTCGCAGCCTTTAACCGATTCCGGCATTGTGGATCAAATTACCGGCTTCAACGTGTTTAACGCGCCGCCCGGCGGCGTCGCGATGCAAGGGATGCAACTCAACGTGCAGACGGCCACGGTTACCAATCCGGCGGGTCTGGTGTACGACGGCAGCAATAACTTCCTGCCCGGGGCCAACTCCGGTACGGTGTATTTTGGCCAGCCCAACACCGGCAACCGGGGCGGCGTGACCAGCGGCTCTCTGGAAACGTCGAACGTGGACCTTGCGGGGCAGTTCTCTAACATGATCATCACGCAGCGGGGCTTGGAAGCCAACAGCCGCGTGGTGCGAACGCAAAGCGAAGTGTTACAGGCTATCATCAACATCGTCTAA
- a CDS encoding flagellar hook-length control protein FliK: MTPIDAQLPPLPALGGGLASDAAAAPAGGETQALAQVFDGLLQKLLTPPATLSAPAALTAAETPVAAMSKDASQTIMDPVTPGETPIQALAPINGSPLTARPALALSISASLLALTPGPVAVSTPPPPENAASETTAGLNAAPAPTIACGAHDPAALAVMPATAPTSQAIPDAQVSAAPDLPGVTREQSPHAASEHAPVTNVQTREAAAPDETAGDIRPEKFAEKPAEKSVEKRAVQGDAPASQPSDPVSDGALPVVGNESPAPAPEKTPPATPNPPAHPAIVSTPQASVPVIAPIASPVTPAAFATQTAGPSPESASVGSPRSSRAPSSTPETSIRETSIPDVPPGLDRAAAARLQSLASPLPPGIAIAQQVIAQTHASQTSAVTNAFAAAQADAPVLTGDLSLSGPASDSLQATAESAPTPWQSSPSKSVASDSGMMAPSAPGAERLTPPQQPTQALSPALTAQRATAQVQQIQDQTLAKTPPPELGLALKETGTPASAPDANAARVSSSAPEQAAPAPVVSVNVSKAPPSSYASLSTSAHSQETLSSSEKSAHKAFEGLSGDAARASSLDVSSREVSGPESTPPSLSPAPSLSVAASGSSVHAASGAVTIESAGSTHASAAAQAAPHLKDAMASGRKEVILQLKPESLGEVRAQLSASGRHGVTVRLETVTEQAREALLQDVDALRRSIESQGVRVDRIQVACHSRAVSASADGQGARFDFGQSGQSGQWTSQGQSAQSSLSDGSGGAHGGRRDEAFSAAWQQQSQQQGHGGSRQHDARAFHGNARPDAPSRSEATHAAERFLGDGRRDADPLAATRVSGRVSVLA, from the coding sequence ATGACGCCCATCGACGCGCAACTGCCGCCGCTTCCCGCCTTGGGGGGAGGGCTCGCCTCTGACGCCGCCGCCGCGCCCGCTGGCGGCGAGACGCAGGCCTTGGCGCAAGTTTTTGACGGCTTGCTGCAAAAGCTATTGACGCCCCCGGCGACGCTCAGCGCGCCGGCTGCGCTCACCGCCGCTGAAACGCCCGTTGCGGCGATGTCAAAAGACGCCTCGCAGACGATCATGGATCCCGTAACGCCCGGCGAGACGCCGATTCAAGCGCTCGCCCCGATTAACGGCTCGCCGCTCACGGCGCGTCCTGCGCTGGCGCTTTCCATTAGCGCTTCGCTCCTTGCGCTGACGCCGGGGCCGGTGGCTGTTTCGACGCCGCCGCCTCCCGAAAACGCCGCTTCTGAGACGACGGCGGGACTGAATGCCGCGCCTGCGCCAACGATCGCCTGCGGCGCTCACGATCCGGCTGCGCTGGCCGTGATGCCGGCAACGGCGCCGACATCTCAGGCGATTCCTGATGCGCAGGTAAGCGCTGCGCCCGACCTGCCAGGCGTGACGCGTGAGCAGTCGCCGCACGCGGCCTCTGAACACGCGCCCGTGACAAATGTCCAAACGCGGGAAGCCGCCGCGCCCGATGAAACGGCGGGAGACATCCGCCCTGAGAAATTCGCTGAAAAACCCGCTGAAAAATCTGTTGAAAAGCGCGCTGTACAAGGCGACGCGCCTGCTTCTCAGCCGTCAGATCCCGTCTCGGATGGCGCTTTGCCGGTTGTCGGCAATGAGTCCCCCGCGCCTGCGCCTGAAAAAACGCCGCCCGCGACGCCCAATCCTCCGGCGCATCCAGCAATCGTTTCGACGCCGCAAGCGTCTGTCCCGGTAATCGCGCCCATCGCCTCGCCCGTTACGCCTGCGGCGTTCGCGACGCAGACAGCGGGGCCATCGCCTGAGTCGGCCTCTGTTGGGTCGCCTCGATCGAGTCGCGCTCCCAGCTCGACTCCGGAAACGTCCATTCGCGAAACGTCCATTCCCGATGTTCCGCCCGGTCTGGATCGCGCGGCGGCGGCGCGCTTGCAGTCCCTCGCGTCTCCCCTGCCGCCCGGGATCGCCATCGCGCAACAAGTCATCGCCCAGACGCATGCCAGCCAGACTTCGGCGGTGACGAACGCTTTCGCCGCCGCACAGGCGGATGCCCCCGTACTGACAGGCGATTTGTCGCTGAGCGGCCCTGCGTCCGACAGCCTCCAGGCGACGGCTGAGAGCGCGCCAACCCCATGGCAATCGTCTCCTTCAAAATCAGTCGCCTCCGACTCTGGCATGATGGCGCCCTCTGCCCCCGGCGCTGAGCGGCTGACGCCGCCTCAGCAGCCGACACAGGCGCTTTCTCCTGCGCTGACGGCGCAAAGGGCGACCGCACAGGTTCAGCAAATCCAGGATCAAACGCTGGCGAAAACGCCGCCGCCTGAATTGGGGCTGGCTCTGAAGGAGACAGGGACTCCCGCGTCTGCGCCGGATGCCAACGCCGCACGGGTCTCGTCCTCCGCGCCGGAACAGGCGGCGCCCGCGCCGGTCGTTTCTGTCAACGTCTCCAAAGCGCCGCCCTCGTCTTATGCGTCGCTTTCCACCTCGGCCCATTCTCAGGAAACGCTTTCGTCATCTGAAAAATCGGCGCATAAAGCGTTTGAAGGCCTGTCGGGCGACGCTGCTCGCGCATCTTCTCTGGACGTGTCTTCCCGTGAAGTTTCTGGGCCAGAATCGACCCCGCCGTCGCTGTCGCCAGCGCCGTCGCTGTCCGTCGCCGCCAGCGGATCGAGCGTTCATGCGGCTTCCGGCGCTGTAACGATTGAAAGCGCTGGGTCGACGCACGCTTCCGCTGCCGCCCAAGCCGCCCCGCATCTGAAGGACGCCATGGCGTCGGGCCGTAAAGAAGTGATTCTGCAACTGAAGCCCGAATCGTTGGGCGAGGTGCGGGCGCAGCTCAGCGCCAGCGGACGCCATGGCGTCACCGTTCGCCTGGAAACCGTCACTGAACAAGCGCGTGAGGCGCTGTTGCAAGACGTAGACGCGCTGCGCCGATCGATTGAAAGCCAGGGCGTGCGGGTCGATCGGATTCAGGTGGCCTGCCACAGCCGCGCGGTCAGCGCCAGCGCCGACGGGCAGGGCGCGCGTTTCGATTTCGGGCAATCCGGACAGTCGGGGCAATGGACGTCTCAGGGTCAGTCCGCCCAGTCCAGTCTGTCTGACGGCTCAGGCGGCGCTCATGGGGGTCGCCGCGATGAGGCGTTTAGCGCAGCCTGGCAACAACAGTCTCAACAGCAAGGCCATGGCGGCTCTCGCCAGCACGATGCGCGCGCTTTTCACGGCAATGCGCGCCCTGACGCCCCATCGCGTTCAGAGGCGACCCATGCGGCTGAGCGTTTTCTCGGCGACGGGCGTCGCGACGCCGACCCTCTGGCGGCCACCCGCGTTTCGGGGCGCGTCAGCGTATTGGCCTGA
- a CDS encoding flagellar FliJ family protein yields the protein MAAEESRRLKILGRIAEIDAAIETSYVDYRRLSEEGLLPMASSENFSGYLARMKTQRGDRQRDLAEQEKRLDAVREELKAAMIRKKSLELLKDKQAKRLNAFLLKEEEKFLSEMTLLRLART from the coding sequence GTGGCGGCGGAAGAATCGCGCCGTTTGAAGATTCTCGGGCGCATCGCTGAAATCGATGCGGCCATTGAAACCTCCTATGTCGATTACCGCCGCCTGTCCGAAGAAGGCCTGTTGCCGATGGCGTCTTCGGAGAATTTCAGCGGTTATCTGGCGCGGATGAAGACCCAGCGCGGCGATCGTCAGCGCGATCTGGCCGAGCAGGAAAAACGACTCGACGCCGTTCGCGAAGAACTCAAAGCCGCCATGATCCGCAAAAAATCGCTCGAATTGCTCAAGGACAAGCAGGCCAAACGGCTTAACGCCTTTTTACTCAAAGAAGAAGAGAAATTTCTGTCGGAAATGACGTTATTGCGACTCGCCCGCACGTAA
- the aspS gene encoding aspartate--tRNA ligase → MSPSTVLEPPVTLSAAFTPRTRFCGDVDASVEGQTITVNGWVQVSRDLGGIIFIEVRDRSGLLQVVADPSRNPEAHRAFSGLRSEDVVSISGPVTRRPADTVNAALASGEVEVYPERVEIINRAKPLPFQIDDEADAVDEQLRLKYRYLDLRRPKMHRAMRLRHELAQAVRRTLNAAGFLELETPILIKATPEGARDYLVPSRVHAGSCYALPQSPQIFKQLFMLAGMERYYQIARCFRDEDLRADRQPEFTQIDIEMAFVTQEDVLTLVESLAREMFAVAGVSVSLPLPRMSWHDAMGRFGSDKPDLRYELEFVDLTDVFVASDFTAFRAPAQSGGAVKALRVAGAADYSRKELDDLQDQARAFGAKGLAYIVYAAEGLKSPILKYMSDAEKAAITERTGAQTGDVVFFMADAFVKACATLGRFREHFARRHNLIDPNRHELLWVVDFPMFDVDDEGRLSPNHHPFTSPRVEDAALLESAPQTALAQGYDLVYNGNEIGGGSIRIHQRELQAQIFRLLGLSEEEARQKFGFLLEAFEYGAPPHGGLALGFDRIAALLSGADSIRDVIAFPKTNNAACPLTDAPSEPSAQQLRELHMQWAPTPAKTPSKSKA, encoded by the coding sequence ATGTCCCCGTCAACCGTTTTGGAGCCGCCCGTGACGCTTTCCGCCGCTTTTACCCCCCGCACCCGCTTTTGCGGCGATGTTGACGCCAGCGTCGAGGGGCAAACGATTACCGTCAACGGCTGGGTGCAGGTCAGCCGGGATTTAGGCGGCATCATCTTTATTGAAGTGCGCGATCGCAGCGGTCTGCTGCAAGTGGTTGCCGATCCCTCGCGGAATCCCGAAGCGCACCGCGCCTTCAGCGGCCTGCGCAGCGAAGACGTGGTCTCCATCAGCGGACCGGTCACGCGGCGCCCTGCAGACACCGTCAATGCGGCGCTTGCATCCGGTGAGGTCGAGGTCTATCCCGAGCGCGTGGAAATCATCAACCGCGCCAAGCCCCTGCCGTTTCAAATCGACGATGAGGCCGACGCCGTCGATGAGCAATTGCGCCTGAAGTACCGCTACCTGGATTTACGCCGCCCGAAAATGCATCGCGCCATGCGCCTGCGCCATGAGCTGGCCCAGGCCGTGCGCCGCACCCTCAACGCTGCGGGATTTCTGGAGCTGGAAACGCCCATTCTGATTAAAGCCACGCCTGAGGGCGCGCGCGATTATCTGGTGCCCAGCCGCGTGCATGCGGGTTCGTGCTACGCCTTACCGCAGTCGCCGCAAATCTTCAAGCAGTTGTTTATGCTGGCGGGCATGGAGCGCTATTACCAGATTGCGCGCTGCTTTCGCGACGAAGACCTGCGCGCAGACCGTCAGCCGGAATTCACGCAGATTGATATCGAAATGGCCTTCGTCACGCAGGAAGACGTCCTGACGCTGGTAGAATCGCTGGCGCGCGAGATGTTTGCCGTTGCGGGCGTGTCCGTATCCCTGCCGCTACCGCGCATGTCGTGGCATGACGCCATGGGCCGCTTCGGCTCGGACAAACCCGACTTGCGCTATGAGCTGGAATTTGTCGACCTGACCGACGTGTTTGTCGCCAGCGATTTCACCGCCTTTCGCGCGCCCGCGCAATCGGGCGGCGCCGTCAAAGCCCTGCGCGTCGCTGGCGCCGCCGACTACAGCCGCAAAGAGCTGGATGACTTGCAGGATCAGGCCCGCGCCTTTGGCGCCAAAGGTCTGGCCTATATCGTGTATGCCGCCGAAGGGCTCAAGTCGCCCATCCTCAAATATATGAGCGACGCCGAAAAGGCCGCCATTACTGAGCGAACCGGCGCGCAAACCGGCGATGTCGTCTTCTTTATGGCCGACGCCTTCGTCAAAGCCTGTGCGACGCTGGGCCGTTTTCGCGAACACTTTGCCCGTCGCCACAATCTGATCGACCCTAATCGCCATGAACTGCTGTGGGTCGTGGATTTCCCCATGTTTGACGTGGATGACGAGGGCCGCCTGTCGCCCAATCACCACCCGTTCACCTCGCCGCGCGTCGAAGATGCCGCCCTGCTTGAAAGCGCGCCGCAAACGGCGCTGGCCCAAGGCTACGATCTGGTCTATAACGGCAACGAAATCGGCGGCGGGTCCATTCGGATTCACCAGCGCGAGCTTCAGGCCCAGATTTTCCGCCTGCTGGGGCTCAGCGAAGAAGAAGCCCGCCAGAAGTTTGGCTTTCTGCTGGAAGCCTTCGAGTACGGCGCGCCGCCTCATGGCGGCCTGGCGCTCGGGTTTGACCGAATCGCCGCGTTGTTGTCCGGCGCTGATAGCATTCGCGACGTCATTGCCTTTCCTAAAACCAACAATGCCGCTTGTCCGCTCACCGACGCGCCCTCTGAGCCCAGCGCCCAGCAATTGCGAGAACTGCACATGCAGTGGGCCCCGACGCCGGCCAAGACCCCGAGCAAATCCAAAGCCTAG
- a CDS encoding tetratricopeptide repeat protein has translation MFREVVMSWNLTGNRSAKAAQARSLSDELTCQAEALIRQSAHPRQGDNLQYRAMDLLAQALEHEPDHARALALLARVNLDRARFDKARSLAFKSLSFEPQQAAAPLTLTRIALFQRNAGEARQWGWQALRFSKTLGDTHMALRLLARAYDVRTPATFLMAFLLWGAAFCAGLAAGIGSMRELPGVWGPLLLAGFQALSARFHHDDDAERVVWQSLHERFPGLNGVQIRLADLCATRGMLDEAQYWYRRVLKRNPLSALACDRLATLFEATDRHEDAIALLEHLLTLAPQRADAYRRLGDLYAALGDLEQASGYYQTFLRSQAHPRDRALQAVNLAHLYHDLLDNPQAAQLAMLSAIAAEPRQTDHYLQLGAYYYEAGQFADAERVYADALRLEPDNLQALACLGYFKWQTGEIDAAVDYYLRAIDRDPSYDIAYNNLGVIYLDHLGRVRDAMALFERAIGLNSGYALAFYNLGRAHRFMGERERAVRCFERARQVNDVTGELDDSQLDTLIHALSQAVEG, from the coding sequence GTGTTCCGGGAAGTGGTCATGAGCTGGAATTTAACAGGTAACCGGTCTGCGAAAGCCGCTCAGGCGCGCTCGCTGTCCGACGAACTCACTTGTCAGGCTGAAGCCTTGATACGCCAATCGGCGCATCCCAGACAAGGCGACAATTTGCAGTATCGCGCCATGGATTTACTCGCTCAGGCGCTGGAGCATGAACCCGATCATGCGCGCGCGCTGGCCCTGCTGGCCCGCGTCAACCTCGATCGCGCCCGCTTTGACAAAGCCCGCTCGCTGGCCTTCAAGTCGCTCTCATTCGAGCCCCAGCAAGCCGCTGCGCCGCTGACGCTGACGCGCATCGCGCTGTTTCAACGCAATGCGGGCGAAGCCCGGCAATGGGGCTGGCAAGCCTTGCGCTTCAGCAAAACGCTGGGCGACACGCACATGGCCTTGCGGCTGTTGGCCCGCGCCTATGACGTCCGAACGCCCGCGACCTTTCTCATGGCGTTTCTGTTGTGGGGAGCCGCCTTCTGCGCTGGGCTGGCGGCAGGCATAGGAAGCATGCGCGAACTGCCCGGCGTCTGGGGCCCCCTGCTGCTGGCAGGATTCCAGGCGCTGAGCGCGCGGTTTCATCATGACGACGACGCCGAGAGGGTCGTTTGGCAATCCCTGCACGAACGCTTCCCCGGTCTCAACGGCGTGCAGATTCGTCTGGCCGACTTATGCGCGACGCGCGGCATGCTCGACGAGGCGCAATACTGGTATCGTCGCGTCCTTAAACGCAATCCGCTGAGCGCGCTGGCCTGTGATCGGCTCGCGACCCTTTTTGAGGCGACGGATCGCCATGAAGACGCCATCGCCCTGCTGGAGCATCTGCTGACGCTCGCCCCGCAGCGCGCCGACGCGTATCGCCGTCTCGGCGATCTGTACGCCGCGCTGGGCGATCTCGAACAGGCCAGCGGCTATTATCAAACGTTTTTACGCTCGCAGGCGCATCCGCGCGATCGCGCACTGCAAGCCGTGAATCTGGCGCATTTGTATCACGACCTGCTTGATAATCCGCAGGCGGCGCAACTGGCCATGCTCAGCGCCATTGCCGCCGAACCGCGGCAGACGGATCACTATTTGCAACTGGGCGCTTACTATTACGAAGCAGGTCAGTTCGCCGATGCCGAACGCGTGTACGCCGACGCCCTGCGGTTGGAGCCCGACAACCTGCAAGCGCTGGCGTGTCTGGGATACTTCAAGTGGCAGACCGGCGAGATTGACGCCGCCGTCGACTACTATCTACGCGCCATCGACCGCGATCCCTCATACGATATCGCCTATAACAATCTCGGCGTGATTTATCTGGATCATCTGGGTCGCGTGCGCGATGCCATGGCGCTGTTTGAGCGCGCCATCGGGTTGAATTCCGGGTACGCGCTGGCATTCTATAATCTGGGACGCGCCCATCGCTTTATGGGTGAGCGCGAACGGGCTGTTCGCTGCTTTGAACGCGCTCGCCAAGTCAACGACGTGACCGGCGAACTCGACGACTCGCAGCTCGACACGCTGATTCACGCGCTGTCACAAGCCGTCGAAGGCTGA
- the secA gene encoding preprotein translocase subunit SecA, producing the protein MFGSFNLIHKILGDPNARKVRKLDPTVDMINRFEPELEALSDDELRAKTAWFREELANRPRDPDPGRDFKLEQEALEWLLPEAFAVVREAGRRTLGMRHYDVQLVGGMILHKGGIAEMRTGEGKTLVATLPVYLNALTGRGVHVVTVNDYLAKRDAEWMGAIYQFLGLSVGVVLSEQRGFDSFAQKKAAYAADITYGTNNEFGFDYLRDNMAGSLAQMAQRPYYYAIIDEVDSILIDEARTPLIISGRVEQSAETYQSMARLAPLLQKDADYTVDEKARNVILTEDGIDRAQDLLKVDDLFDPRSNLAHHLLQALKAKELFRRDIDYLVRDGEVVIVDEFRGRTMEGRRWSDGLHQAVEAKEGVRIQDETQTLASITFQNLFRLYPKLGGMTGTALTEEAEFGKIYNLEVTAIPTNRPDVRQDGGDVIYKTEQVKFFKAVEELVESHRAGRPVLVGTTSIENSERISALLSTPAEMTRHLREKAQRLAKAIEGDKDLSARWAPLLKNPEAVDAQTLLQAAEQDGVSGDFADFMQGLARTRDTLQAIRDGIAHHVLNAKRHEQEAMIVAQAGREGAVTIATNMAGRGTDILLGGNAEYLAKDRFLQAGRDWRDASPQEFEAALAQMRVITEAEKERVVAAGGLHIIGTERHESRRIDNQLRGRAARQGDPGSTRFYLSLEDSLMRIFGGHKVSGLMDFLNVDETMPITAPMVSRVIESAQRKVEAYHFEMRKNVLKYDDVMTEQRKLIYGQRRQVLEGRRLRESVTHMLSQEIERLTSASIAPDIDPADRDPEMIADFLMHLHGLIPQLATLTAADLEDKPYGALLERVQEEALRVYEALEAQISQVAAELDAQHGIQLLGLHDDAAEADALSLVNGASPEAGARADTSPPEDQDSAEEAHYRHPLRRIERDILLSVIDAKWIDYLHSLDALRDGIGLRAYGQKDPLLEYKREAFEMFQAMTYDIQRESVALLFRANIEIQVDRHLDDAGDDDAFVDTALTDALLSTAPGPDAGGGVTRPPLA; encoded by the coding sequence ATGTTCGGCTCTTTTAACCTGATTCACAAGATTCTGGGCGACCCGAACGCGCGCAAGGTGCGCAAACTCGACCCGACGGTGGATATGATCAACCGTTTCGAGCCGGAGCTGGAAGCGCTGAGCGATGATGAGCTGCGGGCCAAAACCGCCTGGTTTCGCGAAGAACTCGCCAACCGACCGCGCGATCCCGATCCGGGACGCGATTTCAAGCTGGAGCAGGAAGCCCTCGAATGGCTCCTGCCGGAAGCCTTTGCGGTGGTCCGCGAAGCCGGACGTCGCACGCTGGGGATGCGTCACTACGACGTGCAACTCGTCGGCGGGATGATTCTGCACAAGGGCGGCATCGCCGAAATGCGCACCGGCGAAGGCAAGACGCTGGTCGCTACGCTGCCGGTGTATCTCAACGCCTTGACCGGACGCGGCGTGCATGTGGTGACGGTCAACGACTATCTGGCCAAGCGCGACGCCGAGTGGATGGGCGCCATCTACCAGTTTCTGGGGCTTTCGGTGGGCGTGGTCCTGTCCGAGCAGCGCGGTTTTGACAGCTTCGCCCAGAAAAAAGCCGCTTATGCGGCGGATATTACGTATGGCACCAATAACGAGTTTGGGTTTGATTATTTGCGCGACAACATGGCCGGATCGCTGGCGCAAATGGCCCAGCGGCCGTATTACTACGCCATTATCGACGAAGTGGACAGCATCCTGATTGACGAGGCGCGCACGCCGCTGATTATCAGCGGTCGCGTGGAGCAATCGGCGGAAACATATCAGAGTATGGCGCGTCTGGCCCCGCTGCTGCAGAAAGACGCCGATTACACCGTCGATGAGAAGGCCCGAAACGTCATTCTGACCGAAGACGGCATTGATCGCGCCCAAGACCTGCTGAAAGTCGACGATCTGTTTGACCCGCGCAGCAATCTGGCCCATCACCTGCTGCAGGCGCTCAAGGCCAAAGAATTGTTTCGTCGCGATATCGATTATCTGGTGCGCGACGGCGAAGTCGTCATTGTCGACGAGTTTCGCGGTCGTACGATGGAAGGCCGTCGCTGGAGCGATGGCTTGCATCAGGCGGTGGAAGCCAAGGAAGGGGTCCGTATCCAGGACGAGACCCAGACGCTGGCCAGCATTACGTTTCAGAATCTGTTCCGGCTGTATCCAAAGTTGGGCGGCATGACCGGGACCGCGCTGACCGAAGAAGCCGAATTCGGCAAGATTTATAATCTGGAAGTCACCGCCATTCCCACCAACCGGCCCGACGTGCGCCAGGACGGGGGCGATGTCATCTACAAGACCGAGCAGGTTAAGTTCTTTAAGGCGGTTGAAGAGCTGGTGGAGAGCCATCGCGCCGGACGCCCGGTGCTGGTGGGCACCACGTCGATCGAAAATTCCGAGCGCATCTCCGCGCTGTTGAGCACCCCTGCGGAAATGACGCGGCATCTGCGCGAAAAAGCCCAGCGACTGGCCAAAGCCATCGAAGGCGATAAGGATCTCTCTGCGCGCTGGGCCCCGCTGCTTAAAAACCCCGAAGCTGTCGACGCGCAGACGTTGTTACAAGCTGCCGAGCAAGACGGCGTTTCCGGCGACTTCGCCGATTTTATGCAAGGCCTTGCGCGCACGCGCGACACGTTGCAGGCGATCCGCGACGGTATTGCCCATCATGTTCTTAACGCCAAGCGTCACGAGCAGGAGGCCATGATCGTCGCGCAGGCCGGTCGCGAAGGCGCCGTCACGATTGCGACCAACATGGCCGGGCGCGGCACCGATATTCTACTGGGCGGCAACGCCGAGTATCTGGCCAAAGACCGCTTTCTGCAAGCCGGTCGCGACTGGCGCGACGCCTCGCCGCAGGAATTTGAAGCCGCTCTGGCGCAGATGCGCGTCATCACCGAGGCCGAAAAAGAACGCGTGGTGGCGGCTGGCGGGCTGCATATCATCGGGACTGAGCGCCACGAATCACGCCGCATCGATAACCAGTTGCGCGGACGCGCGGCGCGCCAGGGAGATCCGGGCTCGACGCGCTTTTACCTGTCGCTGGAAGACTCGCTTATGCGGATTTTCGGCGGGCACAAGGTCTCAGGGCTGATGGATTTTCTGAATGTCGATGAGACCATGCCCATTACCGCGCCGATGGTCAGCCGCGTCATCGAAAGCGCCCAGCGCAAGGTCGAAGCCTATCACTTTGAAATGCGCAAAAACGTCCTCAAGTACGACGACGTTATGACCGAACAGCGCAAGCTGATTTACGGTCAGCGGCGCCAGGTACTCGAAGGCCGGCGTTTACGCGAAAGCGTCACGCACATGCTGAGTCAGGAGATTGAGCGCCTGACCTCGGCCAGCATCGCGCCCGATATCGATCCGGCGGATCGCGACCCCGAGATGATCGCTGACTTCCTGATGCATCTGCACGGGCTGATTCCGCAGCTGGCGACGCTGACGGCCGCGGATCTCGAAGACAAGCCGTATGGCGCGCTGTTAGAGCGTGTCCAGGAAGAAGCCCTGCGCGTTTATGAAGCCCTCGAAGCCCAGATTAGCCAGGTTGCCGCTGAGCTGGACGCCCAGCACGGCATTCAATTGCTGGGGCTGCACGATGACGCCGCCGAAGCCGACGCCCTGAGTCTCGTCAATGGCGCTTCCCCTGAGGCGGGCGCGCGCGCCGATACGTCTCCTCCTGAGGATCAGGATAGCGCCGAAGAGGCGCATTACCGACACCCCTTACGCCGCATCGAGCGCGATATCCTGCTCTCGGTGATTGACGCCAAGTGGATCGATTATCTGCACAGTCTGGACGCCTTGCGCGACGGCATCGGTCTGCGGGCTTACGGCCAGAAGGATCCGCTTCTGGAGTACAAACGCGAAGCCTTCGAGATGTTTCAGGCGATGACCTACGATATTCAGCGTGAGAGCGTCGCCTTGTTGTTCCGCGCCAACATTGAGATTCAGGTGGATCGTCACCTCGACGACGCCGGGGACGACGATGCGTTTGTCGACACGGCGCTCACCGACGCCCTGCTCTCAACGGCTCCCGGTCCAGACGCGGGCGGCGGCGTTACCCGGCCGCCTCTGGCGTAA